The genomic interval ATAGGTGAAGGTGGTCTTCGCGAAATTTAAGGAAAGATCATGGTCGAAGCCAAACGCAAGCGCGCCGACCCGGTTGCGGCACAACCCGTCGAGCTCGACGCCATCGACCGCAAGATCCTCGCGATCCTCCAAGAGGACAATCAAGTCACCAATCTTACGCTCGCCGAACGTGTCGGGCTTTCGCCCCCGCCATGTTTGCGGCGCGTGCGGCGTCTGCGGGACCTTGGCGTCATCGAGCGGGACGTTGCATTGGTCGATCCCGCGAAGGTCGGCCAAAGCATTATTGCCTTCGTCGGTGTCGAGCTGGACCGGCAACGCGCCGACGCGCTGACCGGTTTCGAGCACAAAATTTCCGCGGAGCCGGAGGTGCAACAATGCTATTTCGTGTCGGGTGAGATCGACTACCTCCTCGTCGTCACCTGCCCTGACATCGATAGCTACAACGGCTTTGCCCGGCGCGTGCTTGCGAGCGAGCACAATATAAAGCGGTTCCGAACGAGTTTTTGTCTCTCGCGCGTCAAGTATGCAACCGCAATTCCGTTGTGATCGTGGTTTTCGTGCGATCGTTCATTCGATCGCGAAATGATGCAGCAGCACGGTAGGGTAGGCCCAAGGGCGTCATCCGTTTTCAGCCAGCACCTTGCCGGCGAGATAGAGCGAGCCGCAGATGAGAATTCTGCTTGGCCTGTCGAGTGTGGCGACAAGCTCGCGCACCGCGGCGTCGACGGTGTCGGCGACCTCGGCCCGATGGCCCGCCGCGCGAGCGTAGGCGCACGCTTCTTCCGCGGGCAGGCTATTGACCTCGCCGGGAATCGTCACGGCGCGAAGGGCTGTGGAATAGGGCGCCAACGGGGCGAGGAAATGTGCGGCGTCCTTCGTCTTGAGCATGCCGTAGACGAGTGCCAGCGGCTTATCGGTCCATTGCGACGCCTGGGCTGCAAGAATCTCGCCCGCCGCGGCATTGTGCCCGCCGTCGAGCCACAGCTCCCATGCCGGTTCAGGCAACAGGTTCCGCAGCGGTCCTAGCACCAACCTTTGCAGACGCGCTGGCCACTCCACATTGGCAAGACCGGCCTTTAGATGCGCGGGTGTCATATGGAATCCCTCGAGTCTTTCCGCCGCAGCGATTGAAACGCCCGCATTGAAGATTTGATGGGCGCCGAGAAGTGCCGGCCGCGGCAAATCGAGCCGCCAGCGCTGCCCCTCGTAGCGTATGCCCGAGGAAGTCGGATCGACCCGCCACTCAACGCCGAATCGATAGAGCGGCGTTCCAAGGCGCTCAGCCTGTGCCTCGATGACGCCCATCGCACCCGGCAATTGCGGCCCGATCGCCGCCACCACTCCCGGGCGCAGGATGCCGGCCTTCTCGAACGCGATTGCTTCCAGTGTGTTGCCGAGAAATTGCGTGTGGTCGATCGAGACCGGCGTAATTGCCGAAACCGCGGGACGTTTTACGACGTTCGTTGCGTCGAGCCGCCCGCCGAGCCCGACTTCAAGGAGCAGTACGTCGGCTTCCTCGCGTGCAAATGCAAGGAAGGCGGCGGCCGTCGTGATTTCGAAGAAGGTGATCGGCTCGCCGCCATTGACGCGCTCGCATTCCTCGAGGAGGGCCGTGAGCTCGTCATCGCTGACGAGACCGCGCGACAACCGAATGCGCTCGGCGAAGCGCACGAGATGCGGCGAGGTGTAAACCTGCACGCGACAGCCAGCTGCCTCGAGGAAGGCTCGCATATAGGCAACCGTGGACCCCTTCCCGTTCGTACCGGCGACATGGACGGCAGGTGCAAGCCGATTCTCGGGATGGCCAAGGCGGTCGAGCAGACGTTCGATGCGTCCGAGCGAGAGATCGATCGCTTTCGGATGAAGTGCGAGGAGCCGCTCCAGGACAAGGTCACTCGGCTGGGGCTGCACCTTTTCCCACCTGGGGCTTGTTCAGGGCGACAACGGGTGCTGCCGGCTGGCGATTCATGAGCAGGCCTAGCACCCGCAAGATGGTGTCCCGCAGCTCGCGGCGGTGTACGACCATGTCCACCATGCCGTGCTCCAGGAGATATTCGGCGCGCTGGAAGCCTTCAGGTAGCTTCTCTTTGATGGTTTCCTCGATCACCCGTGCGCCCGCAAATCCAATCACGGCCCCCGGCTCGGCGATCTGCACGTCCCCAAGCATTGCGAAGGAGGCGGAAACGCCGCCGGTCGTCGGATCGGTGAGCACAACGATGTAGGGCAGGTTCGCCTCGCGCACCTGCTCGATCGCAATCACCGTGCGCGGCATCTGCATGAGCGAGAGGATGCCTTCTTGCATTCGCGCCCCGCCCGAGGCCGGTACCACGACGAGTGCGGCTTGCTGAAGGACCGCAAGTCGCCCCGCGGCGACGATCGCCTCGCCAGCCGCAACGCCCATCGACCCACCCTGGAAGTCGAATTCGAACGCCGCGACGACAACGGGCAAACCGCCCATGCGACCGTGCGCCACGACGAGCGCATCGCCGAGGCCGGTCTTGGTCTGCGCCTCCTTCAGGCGGTCGCCATAACGTTTGCGATCGCGGAACTTCAATGGATCGAGCACGGTCTTCGGCAGCTCGATCTTGTGATACTGGCCACCGTCGAGCAGCATCTCGATTCGCTTCTCGGCGGAGAGTCGCATGTGATATTCGCAATGGGGACATACCGCGAGATTGCTTTCAAGCTCGCGGTGGAAAATCATCTGTCCGCATTTGGGGCATTTGTGCCAGAGCTTGTCGGGTACGTCCGTTTTCTGGACGAGGGCGCGGATGCGCGGACGGACGAAATTGGTAAGCCAGTTCACGGTGCCCCTCTCCCTGCCTCGCGGGTGCGCTCGACGCCGGCACTCAGGCGGCGGACGAAATCGAGCGCTTCGGGCACGAGCCGCCGCGTGGCGCGGCCGCTGCCGTCGAGGCCGGCCGCGATCTTTTCGACGAGTGCCGAACCGACCACCGCTGCATCCGCGACCCGTGCGAAATTCGCTACGTCTTCGGGCGTCTTGATGCCGAAACCGACGGCGACCGGCAACTTCGTCCTTGTCTTGATTCGTGAAACCGCGCTCTCGACGGCGCCGATCGCCGCCGTGCGAGTGCCGGTAATCCCAGTGATCGCGATGTAGTAGACGAACCCGCTTGCATCCCGCAGCAGGGTCGCGAGCCGGGCGTCGTCGGTCGTGGGGGCGACAAGGCGGATGAAGGCAATTCCTTCCGCTTCGGCGAGCGGTCGTAGCTCCTCGTCCTCCTCGGGCGGAAGATCGACGACGATCAGGCCGTCAACGCCGGCCGCGGCCGCGTCGCGCACGAAGGCCACGGGGCCATAGCGATAAATCGGGTTGTAATAGCCCATGAGCACGACCGGTGTCTCCGGGTCGCCTGCTCGAAAGGCGCTTGCAAGACCCAAGGTCTCACACATGTTGGCGCCGGCTTTGAGTGCGCGCTGGCTGGCGGCCTGGATCGCAGGGCCATCCGCCATCGGATCGGAGAAGGGCATGCCGAGTTCGATCAAATCGGCACCGGCGCTGGGCAAACCCTTGACGAGTTCCAGGGAGGTCTTGGGATCGGGATCGCCTGCGGTCACGAACGCGACAAGCCCCGCACGCCGCTCCGCGGCGAGGGCGGCAAAGCGCCGTGCGATACGGTTCTCGGGCCGCTTTGTCACAGCGCTGCGCCGAGCGTCTGGGCGACCGTGAAGATGTCCTTGTCGCCGCGCCCGGAAAAGCACACGACGATCAGATGATCCGGCGAAAGCGTGGGAGCGATCTTGGCGATATGCGCAAGCGCGTGCGCGGTCTCGAGGGCGGGAATGATGCCTTCGAGTTTGGTGCAAAGCTGGAACGCATCGAGCGCCTCCCGATCGGTCACGGAGACATATTCAACGCGGCCTGCATCCTTGAGCCAGGCGTGCTCAGGCCCAACGCCCGGGTAATCGAGCCCGGCGGAAATCGAATGCGCCTCGTGGATCTGGCCGTCCTTACTCTGCAGAAGATAGGTTCGGCTGCCATGCAGGACGCCGGGTTGTCCGGCGGTGAGGGTTGCGGCGTGGAGTCCGGTCTCGACCCCTTTGCCCGCCGCTTCGACACCGATGATGCGCACGCCGGTATCGTCGAGGAAGGGGTGGAAGAGTCCCATCGCGTTCGAGCCTCCGCCCACGCACGCGACAAGCGTGCCGGGAAGCCGACCTTCGACCGTCATTAACTGCGTGCGGACCTCCTCGCCGATCACCGTTTGGAAATCGCGCACGAGCGTCGGGTAGGGGTGCGGTCCGGCGACCGATCCGATGATGTAGTAGGTGTCATCGACATGGGCGACCCAATCGCGTAACGCCTCGTTCATGGCGTCCTTGAGCGTGGCCGAGCCGGACGTGACCGACTTCACTTCCGCACCCAAGAGACGCATGCGAAACACATTGGGTTTCTGCCGCTCGACATCGACCGCACCCATGTAGACCGTGCACGGCAAGCCGAAGAGTGCTGCGACGGTTGCTGCCGCGACGCCATGCTGGCCAGCGCCGGTCTCCGCAAGGATGCGCTTCTTGCCCATGCGGCGCGCAAGCAGGATTTGGCCGACGCAGTTGTTGATCTTGTGCGCACCCGTATGGTTCAGATCCTCGCGCTTGAGATAGATCTTGGCGCCGCCGAAGCGTTCCGTCAGGCGTGCTGCAAAGGTTAGCGCACTTGGCCTTCCGACATAGTCCGAGAGATAGCCTTTGAGTTCGGCCTGGAAGGCGGCATCGGCTTTGGCCGCGGCGTAGGCCCGTTCGAGCTCGTGCAAGAGGGGCATGAGCGTTTCGGCAGCGAAACGACCGCCGTAATCGCCGAAGTGCCCGCGCTCATCAGGGCCGGCGCGATAGGTGTTGGCGCCCTCGCGGGCCTTCGTCCTCGGCTGGCTCATGACGCTTGTTGTGACCCTTTCCGGCCGGGGAATGAACCACATAGGCCCGCAAAGGTCAAAGCGGAAGGACGGGACCCAAAATCTTAGGAACTTCAAATCCGACACACTCGTGTGGCGAACCCGAAATTCGCCCTATCCGGGTGCGGGACCGTGAGCGATTTTCGGATTCAAAGCCACACGAGGAATATAATGTATCGAGTGTGGTATTCGGGTTTGAAGTTCCTAAACGTGGATGCCACCTAAATGACAGGAACTTCAAATCCGCCACACTAGAATTGAATCACGAGCGCCTTTTTCGGCCGCCGAAGTCAGCGCAGGAATCGCAATGTCCGCACCCCTGACAATTCGCCCCATCGCCCACACCGATTTCGCAGAGTGGCTGCCGCTTTGGGACGGCTACAACGAATTTTACGGCCGCTCGGGCAAGACTGCCCTTGCCAAGGAGATTACGCAAATGACCTGGGCACGGTTCTTCGACGCCTACGAGCCGGTGCACGCGCTTGTCGCCGAATCCGGTGGGCGGCTCCTCGGTCTGACGCATTACCTCTTTCATCGCAGCACGATCATGCTCGGCCCCACCTGCTATTTGCAGGACCTCTTCACGAGCAAGGAGGCGCGGGGAAAAGGGGTCGGCCGTGCGCTGATCGAAGGTGTTTATGAACGCGCGAGAATTGCCGGCTCGAAGGTTGTCTATTGGCAGACCCACGAGACCAACCTGACGGCGATGCAGCTCTACGACAAGGTCGCCGCGCGCTCGGGCTTCGTCGTTTACCGGAAGGCGCTCTGACGGCGAATTCCTCCGGGGCTCCGATGTCGTCGAACTTCGAGGCTACCGAACCGGCTTCGACATATAGACCGTCTGCGAGCCCTTGTACGGCTCCCGGTGGGTCTCACGAAAGCCGATCCGTTCATAGAGCGCGATGTTTTCCGTGAAATGGTCGTTCGTGTAAAGCCGTAGCTCACGATAGGCCTGCCGGCGCGTCTCCTCTTCCGCGAATGCCATCAACATTCGCCCGAGGCCGCTCGACTGCCGAGACGGATCGACGGCGATATTTTCGACAAGGAGATGATCTGGTTCCGGGATCAACTCCAATACCGCGATGATCGCTCCTTTTTCCTCGACGAGCCAAAACTGGTGCGCAGCGATCCGATGCGAATAATCGACGGTCATGGGTTTGGGCTCCCGCCCGATGCGTGCCACATACTTGCCGTAGGCGGTACGGACGAGGGACGTAACCGGTCCCGCATCTTCGGCGCCCGCCCGGCGCAGGCCGGGGATGGAATGGCTTTCCTTCATGGCCGTTCGATCAAAGCCGCTTCGCGGTGGCGATGAAGGCGCGAATGCGCGCGGGGTCCTTGTGGCCGGGACTGATTTCCACGCCGGACGAAACGTCGATGACCGTTGCACCGGTGATTCTTACCGCCTCTTCGAGATTTTCCTCGCGGAGGCCACCCGACAGCATCCATGGTTTCGGCCATTTCCTTCCGGCAAGCAGCTCCCAGTCGAAGCGCAGCGCATTGCCGCCTGGAAGCGCGCTCGTCATGGCTTTGGGCGGTTTCGCATCGAAGAGGAGCCAATCGGCGACAGCGGCATAACGCTCGCCCTGCGTCAGATCCTCGGCGGCGGCGATCTTGATGGCTTTCATGATCGGCAGGTCGAAGCGGGCCTTGAGCGCCACCACGTCATCCGGCGACTCGTCCCCATGAAGCTGCAGCATGTCGAGCCGCACCTTGCTCAGCACATCCTCGATGGCACCCTCGCCCGCGTCGACGAAGAGGCCGACGCGCTCGATACCCGCCGGCAATACCGAAACGATGTCGGCCGCCTGACGCGGCTTCACGAAGCGGGGCGAAGGCGGATAGAAGACGAGCCCGACGAAGGCCGCACCGCCTTCCGCCGCCGCCTTCGCCGCAACGCGATCGTTGACGCCGCAAATCTTGACCGCAATCGTCATCTCGACACCGGAAACCCATCCTTCGACGAAGCAGAGCGCGCAAAGGTTCGATCCAAAACGGTCATGATTCCGTCATGCGTTTCGCCATTGCGCGGCCTCTATAGCAGATCGCTGCGGCAGGAAGCCACAGCCGAGCCTGCCGGGATCGGGTGCTCAGCCGCTCGGTCACCAGCGCCGCCGCCGCGAGGTACTCGAACACCGCGCCGACGAATTGAAGAAGGTATTGCCGTTATCGCTCAACCGAACGAGCAGCCGCGCTTGGTCGAGGACCGCCTCGACGGCGGCGACCATGCGCATTGTCGTGTCTTCTTTTTGAATTCGTTCAGCTCGCGTATGGCAAGCGCGGCGGCTCGGCGGCTGCCGGTGAGCTAGGAGCCTTCGGCCCGGCGGCCAAGGCTTGTTTGCGCGCCTCGGCGAGATCGCTTTTTGCGCGTTCACACTCGCGCTCGGCCGCCCGGGCCCGGCGGCGCCATTTTCGGGCGCCAAGCCAAGCCGCAATGCCGCCGAGGACGAAGCCGACGATGAGGCTGAGCAGCAACGCCGCATAGAGCGGCGCCTCGATCAGATACGGCAGCGGCTCAATCCGCAACGGGACGGTCGTACGGTTCGACACGGCAAAGAGAATGAGAAGCACGGCGACGAAGACGCCGCCGATCCAACGGATCAGCCTCATGAACCCCACCTCGGCGGGCCGGAAAAACGATGCGGTGCGACGGCGGGCTTACTTCTTTCCATTGAGCCGCTCGCGCAGCTCCTTGCCGGTCTTGAAGAAGGGAATGTGTTTTTCGCTCACTGCGACGGCAGCGCCCGTGCGCGGATTG from Alphaproteobacteria bacterium carries:
- a CDS encoding Lrp/AsnC family transcriptional regulator, with protein sequence MVEAKRKRADPVAAQPVELDAIDRKILAILQEDNQVTNLTLAERVGLSPPPCLRRVRRLRDLGVIERDVALVDPAKVGQSIIAFVGVELDRQRADALTGFEHKISAEPEVQQCYFVSGEIDYLLVVTCPDIDSYNGFARRVLASEHNIKRFRTSFCLSRVKYATAIPL
- a CDS encoding folylpolyglutamate synthase/dihydrofolate synthase family protein, with amino-acid sequence MQPQPSDLVLERLLALHPKAIDLSLGRIERLLDRLGHPENRLAPAVHVAGTNGKGSTVAYMRAFLEAAGCRVQVYTSPHLVRFAERIRLSRGLVSDDELTALLEECERVNGGEPITFFEITTAAAFLAFAREEADVLLLEVGLGGRLDATNVVKRPAVSAITPVSIDHTQFLGNTLEAIAFEKAGILRPGVVAAIGPQLPGAMGVIEAQAERLGTPLYRFGVEWRVDPTSSGIRYEGQRWRLDLPRPALLGAHQIFNAGVSIAAAERLEGFHMTPAHLKAGLANVEWPARLQRLVLGPLRNLLPEPAWELWLDGGHNAAAGEILAAQASQWTDKPLALVYGMLKTKDAAHFLAPLAPYSTALRAVTIPGEVNSLPAEEACAYARAAGHRAEVADTVDAAVRELVATLDRPSRILICGSLYLAGKVLAENG
- the accD gene encoding acetyl-CoA carboxylase, carboxyltransferase subunit beta — protein: MNWLTNFVRPRIRALVQKTDVPDKLWHKCPKCGQMIFHRELESNLAVCPHCEYHMRLSAEKRIEMLLDGGQYHKIELPKTVLDPLKFRDRKRYGDRLKEAQTKTGLGDALVVAHGRMGGLPVVVAAFEFDFQGGSMGVAAGEAIVAAGRLAVLQQAALVVVPASGGARMQEGILSLMQMPRTVIAIEQVREANLPYIVVLTDPTTGGVSASFAMLGDVQIAEPGAVIGFAGARVIEETIKEKLPEGFQRAEYLLEHGMVDMVVHRRELRDTILRVLGLLMNRQPAAPVVALNKPQVGKGAAPAE
- the trpA gene encoding tryptophan synthase subunit alpha, with product MTKRPENRIARRFAALAAERRAGLVAFVTAGDPDPKTSLELVKGLPSAGADLIELGMPFSDPMADGPAIQAASQRALKAGANMCETLGLASAFRAGDPETPVVLMGYYNPIYRYGPVAFVRDAAAAGVDGLIVVDLPPEEDEELRPLAEAEGIAFIRLVAPTTDDARLATLLRDASGFVYYIAITGITGTRTAAIGAVESAVSRIKTRTKLPVAVGFGIKTPEDVANFARVADAAVVGSALVEKIAAGLDGSGRATRRLVPEALDFVRRLSAGVERTREAGRGAP
- the trpB gene encoding tryptophan synthase subunit beta, producing the protein MSQPRTKAREGANTYRAGPDERGHFGDYGGRFAAETLMPLLHELERAYAAAKADAAFQAELKGYLSDYVGRPSALTFAARLTERFGGAKIYLKREDLNHTGAHKINNCVGQILLARRMGKKRILAETGAGQHGVAAATVAALFGLPCTVYMGAVDVERQKPNVFRMRLLGAEVKSVTSGSATLKDAMNEALRDWVAHVDDTYYIIGSVAGPHPYPTLVRDFQTVIGEEVRTQLMTVEGRLPGTLVACVGGGSNAMGLFHPFLDDTGVRIIGVEAAGKGVETGLHAATLTAGQPGVLHGSRTYLLQSKDGQIHEAHSISAGLDYPGVGPEHAWLKDAGRVEYVSVTDREALDAFQLCTKLEGIIPALETAHALAHIAKIAPTLSPDHLIVVCFSGRGDKDIFTVAQTLGAAL
- a CDS encoding GNAT family N-acetyltransferase, which translates into the protein MSAPLTIRPIAHTDFAEWLPLWDGYNEFYGRSGKTALAKEITQMTWARFFDAYEPVHALVAESGGRLLGLTHYLFHRSTIMLGPTCYLQDLFTSKEARGKGVGRALIEGVYERARIAGSKVVYWQTHETNLTAMQLYDKVAARSGFVVYRKAL
- a CDS encoding GNAT family N-acetyltransferase, translating into MKESHSIPGLRRAGAEDAGPVTSLVRTAYGKYVARIGREPKPMTVDYSHRIAAHQFWLVEEKGAIIAVLELIPEPDHLLVENIAVDPSRQSSGLGRMLMAFAEEETRRQAYRELRLYTNDHFTENIALYERIGFRETHREPYKGSQTVYMSKPVR
- a CDS encoding phosphoribosylanthranilate isomerase; translated protein: MTIAVKICGVNDRVAAKAAAEGGAAFVGLVFYPPSPRFVKPRQAADIVSVLPAGIERVGLFVDAGEGAIEDVLSKVRLDMLQLHGDESPDDVVALKARFDLPIMKAIKIAAAEDLTQGERYAAVADWLLFDAKPPKAMTSALPGGNALRFDWELLAGRKWPKPWMLSGGLREENLEEAVRITGATVIDVSSGVEISPGHKDPARIRAFIATAKRL
- a CDS encoding LapA family protein, producing the protein MRLIRWIGGVFVAVLLILFAVSNRTTVPLRIEPLPYLIEAPLYAALLLSLIVGFVLGGIAAWLGARKWRRRARAAERECERAKSDLAEARKQALAAGPKAPSSPAAAEPPRLPYAS